The [Eubacterium] siraeum genome contains a region encoding:
- a CDS encoding ATP-binding protein has protein sequence MNEMLSRFVNEALSCLIIVPATVLCLLPMKDKMKYSIKNVLPLFLGVLVMVTVIVSGATALLPVEPKVVFYILLVPLFLAYRVIVDADIVKCFATFLLSFTIMSFCKNYAIMCDAVIHPELGAPTFSTDGALIQLGISCAVTAAIAYPVAKYGSHLINGLPYRRVWLISIVMSLMFIGFNFTVQPVHYQTLYLNRVFLFYILITTLMFIMLVLMYTVFYFIASALLKAGKDKEHISVLEMQKKQYDAQQKYLEDTSRIRHDFKHSIIAIKTLADDGDIEELKSYLDNYIDTFPSRSPVRYCGNYALNALLCHFEEQAQQHSITLRLRIDGDNKETALTDDELCCIVGNILENAVNASLMLPENNDRRISFSVKADDASGNLYIVAENNFNGKVRCEGGHYYSTTKGGNGIGLESVLFTAEKHGGTATFYHKNKVFCSDVVIPLK, from the coding sequence ATGAATGAGATGCTGAGTAGATTTGTAAACGAGGCGTTATCCTGCCTTATAATCGTACCTGCGACGGTGCTTTGCTTACTGCCTATGAAGGACAAGATGAAATATTCCATCAAAAATGTCCTCCCGTTGTTTTTAGGCGTGCTTGTTATGGTGACGGTGATAGTTTCGGGCGCAACAGCATTGCTCCCTGTAGAGCCGAAGGTAGTCTTCTATATTCTGCTTGTGCCTTTGTTCCTTGCGTACAGGGTCATTGTCGATGCGGATATTGTCAAATGCTTTGCAACGTTTCTGCTGTCGTTTACTATAATGAGCTTCTGTAAGAACTATGCTATAATGTGTGACGCAGTTATACACCCTGAGCTTGGAGCGCCGACCTTCAGCACTGACGGCGCATTGATACAGCTTGGAATATCCTGCGCAGTGACTGCCGCTATTGCTTATCCGGTAGCAAAATACGGCTCTCATCTTATAAACGGGCTTCCGTACAGAAGGGTATGGCTGATTTCGATAGTAATGTCGCTTATGTTTATCGGATTCAATTTTACGGTACAGCCCGTGCATTATCAGACGCTTTATCTTAACCGTGTTTTTCTGTTTTATATCCTGATAACAACGCTTATGTTCATTATGCTCGTGCTTATGTATACCGTGTTTTATTTCATAGCGTCCGCTTTGCTGAAAGCCGGCAAGGACAAGGAGCATATAAGTGTGCTTGAAATGCAGAAGAAGCAGTATGACGCCCAGCAGAAATATCTTGAGGACACCTCACGCATACGTCACGATTTCAAGCACTCAATCATTGCTATAAAGACGCTTGCCGATGACGGCGATATAGAGGAACTGAAAAGCTATCTTGATAACTATATAGATACGTTCCCGAGCAGATCGCCCGTGCGTTACTGCGGAAACTATGCGCTCAACGCTCTGCTGTGTCACTTTGAAGAGCAGGCACAGCAACACAGCATTACTCTCAGATTGCGGATTGATGGCGATAACAAGGAGACTGCGCTGACCGACGACGAGCTTTGCTGTATAGTCGGTAACATACTTGAAAATGCGGTAAACGCAAGCCTTATGCTTCCTGAAAACAACGATCGCAGAATCTCATTTTCGGTAAAGGCTGACGATGCGTCAGGCAACCTTTACATAGTAGCTGAAAATAATTTTAACGGCAAAGTGCGTTGTGAGGGCGGACACTATTATTCCACCACCAAGGGCGGCAACGGCATAGGGCTTGAATCGGTGCTGTTCACAGCCGAAAAACACGGCGGTACGGCAACCTTCTATCATAAGAACAAGGTGTTCTGCTCCGATGTGGTCATACCGCTGAAATAA
- a CDS encoding DUF2828 domain-containing protein encodes MLEQLKEESNMTLTENGAATYISTKSHCLDLFSAIGAIRSSTEKDIIDRFVKAYSEDKNLAVKTLFFARDVREGLGERRVFRIILNYLAKYEPESVRRNIEYIAEYGRYDDLLCLIGTPCEKDALQIIEGQLKKDIASDTGVSLLAKWLPSVNASNKETVRTARRLARLLGMSEMQYRKTVVALRKKIDIVENRLRVQDYTFDYSKLPALAMLKYCGAFYENDYDRYCEYIDNVKNGKAKMHTGVLTPYDVIAPCFNRRTDGLSAEERNAMDVTWNALEDFGNDENALAVIDGSGSMYPRAIAVALSLGIYFAERNKGRFHNHFITFSERPQLVEIKGSDIAGKVEYCSRYSEVANTNISAVFNLLLKTAVKYNLPQEELPKRLYIISDMEFDKCADNAGKTNFECASRKYAEKGYTLPEIVFWNVESRKAQQPVTMNENGVALVSGCSPRLFSMVASGELNPYKAMLDTLTSERYAPISA; translated from the coding sequence ATGCTTGAACAGTTAAAAGAAGAATCAAACATGACCCTGACCGAAAACGGTGCAGCAACCTACATAAGCACAAAATCGCACTGTCTTGATTTGTTTTCGGCAATAGGAGCAATCCGCAGCAGCACCGAAAAAGATATTATCGACCGCTTTGTTAAAGCGTATTCGGAGGATAAGAATCTTGCCGTAAAAACGCTTTTCTTCGCCCGTGATGTCCGTGAGGGTCTTGGCGAACGCAGAGTGTTCCGTATAATACTGAACTATCTTGCAAAATATGAGCCTGAGAGCGTACGCAGAAACATAGAATACATCGCTGAGTACGGCAGATATGACGATCTGCTGTGCCTTATCGGTACGCCCTGCGAAAAGGACGCTTTGCAGATCATAGAAGGTCAGCTCAAGAAGGATATAGCGTCTGACACCGGCGTGTCGCTCCTTGCAAAATGGCTCCCTTCCGTCAACGCATCAAACAAGGAAACGGTACGCACGGCACGCCGCCTTGCACGTCTGCTCGGAATGAGCGAAATGCAGTACCGTAAAACAGTTGTCGCACTGAGAAAAAAGATTGATATAGTTGAAAACCGCCTGCGTGTGCAGGACTATACCTTTGACTATTCAAAGCTGCCCGCTCTCGCAATGCTGAAATATTGTGGTGCGTTCTATGAAAACGACTATGACCGCTACTGCGAGTATATCGACAATGTGAAAAACGGCAAAGCGAAAATGCACACGGGCGTACTGACCCCGTATGATGTTATCGCTCCGTGCTTCAACCGGCGTACAGACGGGCTGTCCGCAGAGGAACGCAACGCAATGGACGTGACGTGGAACGCCCTCGAAGATTTCGGCAACGATGAAAACGCTCTTGCCGTGATTGACGGTTCGGGTTCGATGTATCCCAGAGCAATCGCTGTTGCGCTGTCGCTCGGAATATATTTCGCCGAAAGAAACAAGGGCAGGTTCCATAATCATTTTATAACCTTCTCTGAAAGACCTCAGCTTGTCGAAATAAAGGGCAGTGATATTGCAGGAAAGGTTGAGTACTGCAGTCGGTACAGCGAAGTCGCAAACACGAATATATCGGCTGTGTTCAATCTTTTGCTGAAAACCGCCGTAAAGTATAATCTTCCGCAGGAAGAGCTTCCGAAACGGTTATATATAATCTCGGATATGGAGTTTGACAAGTGTGCTGATAACGCAGGCAAAACAAACTTCGAATGCGCAAGTAGAAAGTATGCCGAAAAAGGATATACGCTCCCCGAGATAGTTTTCTGGAATGTTGAGAGCAGAAAAGCTCAGCAGCCTGTCACAATGAACGAGAACGGTGTTGCGCTCGTTTCGGGCTGTTCGCCCAGACTTTTCTCGATGGTGGCAAGCGGTGAGCTTAACCCTTACAAAGCTATGCTCGATACGCTTACGTCTGAGCGTTACGCTCCGATAAGCGCCTGA
- a CDS encoding WYL domain-containing protein produces the protein MIFSELYSAYYNTVARIITAAFDKNTTEKDLDRIVSENAFSESVLTIMPSLKSGKWKLLDSNLRPLLKHEPTMPLTLLQKRWLKAVSLDKRVRLFDVQFPDLSDVEPLFTEDDYKVYDKYSDGDDFGDEGYIGRFRLIYYAIKNNLPIIARLNNRYGKEVTLRFFPKGFEYSEKDDKIRVIMDGCKYRQLNLGRIINCQLYTGTGLWNEKPETMQIRELTLQINDERNALERVMLHFAHFEKQAERVDDNKYLLHLKYYATDETEIVIRVLSFGPCVKVISPDSFVGLIKERLEEQKRCGEV, from the coding sequence ATGATATTCAGTGAGCTTTACTCGGCATATTATAACACGGTCGCAAGGATAATCACCGCCGCATTCGATAAGAATACGACAGAGAAGGACCTTGACCGTATCGTGAGCGAAAACGCATTTTCCGAAAGCGTGCTGACTATAATGCCGTCGCTTAAAAGCGGAAAGTGGAAACTGCTTGACAGCAATTTAAGACCGCTTTTAAAGCACGAGCCGACAATGCCGCTGACATTGCTTCAGAAGCGCTGGCTGAAAGCCGTATCACTTGATAAGAGAGTGAGGCTGTTTGATGTACAGTTTCCCGACTTATCCGATGTCGAACCGCTTTTCACCGAGGACGATTATAAAGTATACGATAAATACTCGGACGGCGATGATTTTGGCGATGAGGGCTATATCGGTCGGTTCAGGCTGATATATTATGCCATAAAGAACAATCTGCCGATAATCGCAAGGCTGAATAACCGCTATGGCAAGGAAGTAACGCTGAGGTTTTTCCCAAAAGGGTTTGAATATTCGGAAAAGGACGATAAGATAAGAGTAATAATGGACGGCTGTAAGTACAGACAGTTAAATCTCGGCAGAATTATAAACTGTCAGCTGTACACAGGCACAGGTCTGTGGAACGAAAAGCCGGAAACAATGCAGATAAGAGAGCTTACCCTGCAGATAAATGACGAGCGGAATGCGCTCGAGCGTGTAATGCTCCACTTTGCACACTTTGAAAAGCAGGCGGAGCGTGTTGACGATAATAAGTATCTGCTTCATCTGAAATATTACGCAACCGATGAAACGGAGATTGTTATCCGTGTGTTGTCCTTCGGCCCTTGCGTTAAAGTTATCAGCCCGGATAGCTTTGTCGGATTGATAAAGGAAAGACTGGAAGAGCAGAAAAGGTGCGGAGAGGTATGA
- a CDS encoding RNA-splicing ligase RtcB: MLEIKGKINTAICYAKVVEDEAIEQIRRMCDYEFTAGSKIRIMPDVHAGKGCTIGTTMTITDKAVPNVVGVDIGCGMYTAELGKAEIDLSKIDEAAHYIPSGRNVWDRRYERFDLTGLRCYRHLEQAKRLERSLGTLGGGNHFIEIDVSSDGNKYLVIHSGSRNLGKQVAEYYQNLAIELASGKGELFEKKAELIKTYKEQGRRTEIQSALKAMEKEWQAKVPDTPADLCYLYDNYLEDYLYDVEICQRFAKRNRERMAEIILDRCGLTAVSAFHTIHNYIDTKERILRKGAISAKSGELVLIPINMRDGSVLARGKGNPDWNYSAPHGAGRIMSRTKAKETLDIEQYKKSMEGIYTTSVNNSTLDEAPMAYKSLSDIIDVIRESVDVIEVLKPIYNFKACE, translated from the coding sequence ATGCTTGAAATCAAAGGGAAAATCAACACAGCAATATGTTACGCAAAAGTAGTCGAGGACGAAGCGATAGAACAGATACGCAGAATGTGCGACTATGAGTTCACCGCAGGCTCAAAAATCAGAATAATGCCCGATGTACACGCAGGTAAGGGTTGCACTATCGGTACGACAATGACGATAACCGATAAGGCAGTACCCAATGTAGTAGGTGTGGATATCGGTTGCGGAATGTACACAGCGGAGCTTGGAAAGGCGGAAATCGACCTTAGTAAGATAGATGAAGCCGCACACTACATACCGAGCGGAAGAAATGTATGGGACAGACGTTATGAACGCTTTGACCTTACGGGACTTCGTTGCTACAGACATCTTGAACAGGCAAAACGGCTTGAAAGAAGCCTCGGTACGCTTGGCGGCGGTAATCATTTTATAGAGATAGACGTTTCCTCGGACGGTAACAAGTACCTTGTTATCCATTCGGGCAGCCGTAACTTAGGCAAGCAGGTAGCTGAGTATTATCAGAACCTTGCAATTGAGCTTGCGTCCGGTAAGGGCGAGCTTTTTGAAAAGAAAGCAGAGCTTATAAAGACGTATAAGGAGCAGGGCAGACGCACCGAGATTCAGTCTGCGTTAAAGGCGATGGAAAAAGAGTGGCAGGCGAAAGTCCCTGATACGCCCGCAGATCTCTGCTATCTTTACGATAATTACCTTGAGGATTATCTTTATGATGTCGAGATATGTCAGCGCTTTGCAAAGCGTAACCGTGAGCGTATGGCTGAGATAATCCTTGACAGGTGCGGTCTTACTGCCGTGTCTGCGTTCCATACGATACACAATTACATTGATACCAAGGAGCGCATACTCCGCAAGGGCGCAATTTCCGCAAAGAGCGGCGAGCTTGTGCTTATTCCGATAAATATGAGGGACGGAAGCGTGCTTGCAAGAGGAAAGGGAAATCCCGACTGGAATTATTCCGCGCCGCACGGCGCAGGCAGGATTATGTCGAGAACAAAGGCTAAGGAAACGCTCGACATTGAGCAGTATAAGAAGAGCATGGAGGGCATATACACGACCTCGGTCAATAATTCAACGCTTGACGAAGCGCCTATGGCGTATAAGTCGCTGTCGGATATTATTGATGTTATCAGAGAGTCGGTAGATGTTATCGAAGTGCTGAAACCGATATATAATTTCAAGGCGTGTGAGTAA
- a CDS encoding N,N'-diacetylchitobiose phosphorylase translates to MNYGHFDLENKEYVITRPDTPSAWANYLGSPEYGAIISNNAGGYSFVKSGANGRVIRYRFNAVPNDQPGRYVYIKDAEDNDFWSASWAPVCKPLDSYKSECRHGTAYTVITSEYKKIKSEVTYYVPMDATYEVWAAKITNTDTKPRKLSVTGYCEFVNDPNYEQDQVNLQYTLFITRTYFKNKYIHQMQNEIYNPNSGRFLGLASAKVDAYCGDRDAFVGSYRTYNNPKGIEEGLKGDLNYNTNSCGALQSDIVLQPGETKVLTYVLGGQKTEAEIEAIIAKYENENAVEKDLAELKNYWHSKLDNLQVNTPDADFNNMVNVWNAYNCFITFIWSRAASFQYCGLRNGFGYRDTVQDIQGVIHLAPEMAKKQIVFMLSAQVTNGAGLPLVKYDHKAGQENHPDENDENSVYAKQTGHPSYRADDALWLFPTVYKYISESGDHAFLDEVISYANDGESGTVYDHLKRAIDFSMNHLGNHGMPAGLHADWNDCLRLGKKGESTFVAFQLVYAVKILKTYALEKNDAEYAKYLDEVKAKLDEILSACWNEDRWIRGYKEDGTVIGQRTDPEASMWLNPQSWSVISGFASKEQAEKAMDSVERELNTPYGAMVMYPPYVKHGFDGALMQCFNKCTKENAGIFSQPQGWLILAESKLGHGNRAYKYWKEAAPATYNENAEHRVLEPYVYGQFVEGKDSPFAGRAHVHWLTGTASTVMVGTTEGILGLNPETKGIVIDPSIPSEWKEYTMKKTFRGKKLNVTVKNPNGSEHGVKSVTVNGEKIEGKLILDSILKAENDIVIEL, encoded by the coding sequence ATGAATTACGGACATTTTGACCTTGAAAACAAGGAATATGTCATCACAAGACCCGATACTCCGTCGGCATGGGCAAACTACTTAGGCTCACCCGAATACGGTGCTATCATTTCAAACAACGCAGGCGGCTACAGCTTCGTTAAATCCGGTGCAAACGGACGTGTTATCCGTTACCGTTTCAATGCTGTTCCCAACGATCAGCCCGGCAGATATGTATATATCAAGGACGCTGAGGACAATGATTTCTGGTCGGCTTCGTGGGCGCCCGTATGCAAGCCCCTCGACAGCTACAAGAGCGAGTGCCGTCACGGTACAGCCTACACTGTCATCACCTCGGAGTACAAGAAGATAAAGTCTGAGGTTACATACTACGTTCCTATGGACGCTACTTATGAAGTATGGGCTGCAAAGATAACCAACACAGACACAAAGCCCCGTAAGCTGAGCGTTACAGGCTACTGCGAGTTCGTTAACGATCCCAACTACGAGCAGGATCAGGTCAACCTCCAGTACACCCTGTTCATCACAAGAACATACTTCAAGAACAAGTATATCCACCAGATGCAGAACGAGATATACAACCCCAACAGCGGACGTTTCTTAGGTCTTGCTTCTGCTAAGGTTGACGCTTACTGCGGCGACCGTGACGCCTTCGTAGGCTCTTACAGAACATATAACAACCCCAAGGGCATCGAAGAAGGCTTAAAGGGCGACCTTAACTACAACACAAACTCCTGCGGCGCACTCCAGAGCGACATCGTTTTACAGCCCGGCGAAACAAAGGTACTCACTTATGTTCTCGGCGGTCAGAAAACAGAGGCTGAAATTGAGGCTATCATCGCTAAGTACGAGAATGAGAACGCTGTAGAGAAGGATCTTGCAGAACTTAAGAACTACTGGCACTCAAAACTCGACAATCTGCAGGTAAATACTCCCGATGCAGACTTCAACAATATGGTAAATGTATGGAACGCTTACAACTGCTTCATCACATTCATCTGGTCAAGAGCCGCATCATTCCAGTATTGCGGTCTGAGAAACGGCTTCGGCTACCGTGATACTGTACAGGATATTCAGGGCGTTATCCACCTTGCTCCCGAAATGGCAAAGAAGCAGATCGTATTCATGCTCTCTGCTCAGGTTACAAACGGCGCAGGTCTGCCCCTCGTTAAGTACGATCACAAGGCAGGACAGGAAAACCACCCCGACGAAAACGATGAAAACAGCGTATACGCTAAGCAGACAGGTCACCCCTCATACCGTGCCGATGACGCTCTGTGGCTGTTCCCGACAGTTTACAAGTACATCTCCGAAAGCGGCGACCACGCATTCCTTGACGAAGTTATCTCGTATGCAAACGACGGCGAATCCGGCACAGTATACGATCACTTAAAGAGAGCTATCGACTTCTCGATGAACCACCTCGGCAACCACGGTATGCCCGCAGGTCTTCACGCTGACTGGAACGACTGCTTACGTCTCGGCAAGAAGGGCGAATCTACATTCGTAGCATTCCAGCTCGTTTACGCTGTAAAGATTTTAAAGACTTACGCTCTTGAGAAGAACGATGCAGAGTACGCAAAGTACCTTGATGAAGTGAAGGCTAAGCTCGACGAGATACTGTCAGCTTGCTGGAACGAGGACAGATGGATAAGAGGCTACAAGGAAGACGGCACTGTTATCGGTCAGAGAACAGATCCCGAGGCTTCAATGTGGCTCAATCCTCAGTCATGGTCAGTAATCTCCGGCTTTGCAAGCAAGGAACAGGCTGAAAAGGCTATGGACAGCGTAGAAAGAGAGCTTAACACTCCTTACGGCGCAATGGTTATGTATCCTCCTTATGTTAAGCACGGCTTTGACGGCGCTCTCATGCAGTGCTTCAACAAATGCACAAAGGAAAATGCAGGTATCTTCTCACAGCCTCAGGGTTGGCTGATACTCGCAGAGTCAAAGCTCGGTCACGGCAACCGTGCATATAAGTACTGGAAGGAAGCAGCTCCCGCAACCTACAACGAGAACGCAGAGCACAGAGTTCTTGAGCCCTATGTTTACGGTCAGTTCGTTGAAGGTAAGGACAGCCCCTTCGCAGGTCGTGCTCATGTACACTGGCTGACAGGTACGGCTTCTACCGTTATGGTAGGTACTACAGAGGGTATCCTCGGTCTTAACCCCGAAACAAAGGGTATCGTAATCGATCCTTCTATCCCTTCAGAGTGGAAGGAATACACAATGAAGAAGACATTCAGAGGCAAGAAGCTGAATGTTACCGTTAAGAACCCGAACGGCAGTGAACACGGCGTTAAGAGTGTAACGGTAAACGGTGAAAAGATTGAAGGCAAGCTCATTCTTGACAGCATCTTAAAGGCTGAGAATGATATTGTTATCGAGCTTTAA
- a CDS encoding WYL domain-containing protein: MPKGADMAYSELIKNFEKIRSYMREFYVFGFKSRSGYDRKSARSYDDERRRVESWLGDYMRFAKTAEGKNVFLSVDSRTACKNPFYKVWKAKSFTDGDITLHFAVFDILCAPEIKLTLSELVDEIDSLLSGDFTFDESTLRKKLKEYTAEGIIITEKQGRKVLYSRSPDVDVSQLCDVIDFFGETAPCGVIGSFISDKLPPHEKLFTFKHHYITQALDSDIAAMLFDAMQKKSCVTVENLGRHSDKPMSVGLVPLRIYISAQNGRQHLIAYNIKLNRLFSYRLDYISDVKIGEPCERFDELREKLNAAESCMWGVNGRLDTNSTEHVEFDIRIADDEQYIVNRLEREKRCGKVEKIDDNHYRYSADVFDTTEMIPWIRTFICRITRLNFSDRTAENNFKADIEKMYEIYGIEDNTADSGGESDDIQ, from the coding sequence ATGCCGAAAGGAGCGGATATGGCGTACAGCGAGCTTATAAAGAACTTTGAGAAAATACGTTCATATATGCGTGAATTCTATGTATTCGGCTTCAAGAGCAGGAGCGGTTATGACAGAAAAAGCGCACGCTCGTATGACGATGAGCGGCGCAGGGTAGAAAGCTGGCTCGGGGATTATATGCGTTTTGCAAAAACCGCCGAGGGCAAGAATGTATTTCTGTCGGTAGACAGCCGCACCGCCTGTAAAAACCCTTTCTACAAGGTGTGGAAAGCAAAGAGCTTTACGGACGGGGATATAACTCTGCATTTCGCAGTGTTCGATATACTTTGCGCTCCCGAAATAAAGCTGACGCTGTCGGAGCTTGTAGATGAGATTGATTCATTGCTGTCGGGGGATTTTACGTTTGACGAATCGACCCTCAGAAAAAAGCTCAAGGAATACACCGCCGAGGGCATCATCATAACCGAAAAGCAGGGCAGAAAGGTGCTTTACAGCCGTTCTCCCGATGTTGACGTGTCACAGCTATGCGATGTTATCGACTTTTTCGGGGAAACCGCACCGTGCGGTGTTATCGGCTCGTTTATCTCGGACAAATTACCGCCGCACGAAAAGCTTTTCACATTCAAGCACCACTATATCACGCAGGCGCTTGACAGCGATATAGCAGCTATGCTTTTTGATGCAATGCAGAAGAAAAGCTGTGTCACTGTGGAAAATCTCGGCAGACACAGCGACAAGCCGATGTCAGTAGGGCTTGTACCGCTGAGAATTTATATCAGCGCACAAAACGGCAGACAGCACCTTATAGCCTATAACATAAAGCTGAACAGGCTGTTTTCGTATCGGCTTGATTATATATCCGATGTAAAAATCGGCGAACCGTGCGAAAGGTTTGACGAACTCAGGGAGAAGCTGAATGCGGCTGAAAGCTGTATGTGGGGCGTAAACGGCAGGCTTGATACCAACAGCACGGAACACGTTGAGTTTGATATAAGAATAGCCGATGATGAGCAGTATATTGTAAATCGCCTTGAGCGTGAAAAGCGGTGCGGTAAGGTTGAAAAAATAGACGATAACCATTACAGATACTCCGCCGATGTATTCGACACTACCGAAATGATACCGTGGATACGCACGTTTATCTGCCGTATAACAAGGCTCAATTTTTCGGACAGAACAGCTGAAAACAATTTCAAAGCCGATATAGAGAAAATGTATGAAATATACGGCATAGAAGATAACACGGCTGACAGCGGAGGTGAAAGCGATGATATTCAGTGA
- a CDS encoding type II secretion system GspH family protein → MKAKKGFTLVELIVVIAIIGVLAAILIPTMIGYVKSANITSADQTAASIRKTITNTISSMETKGCTLKGTGLVKIYSISNTDGASAQFSFTAAAGGADANALAVSGKKSNGTAWSMTDMQNAWKEALEKDLKEIKAGTAVISIKNGVCAQVAYSSADITGRTTEIAPADFAAANCEDGVINGDIIGTNPKVTKDAATSSPAAATP, encoded by the coding sequence CTGAAAGCCAAGAAAGGCTTCACACTCGTTGAGCTGATCGTTGTTATCGCTATCATCGGCGTACTCGCAGCTATCCTGATCCCTACAATGATCGGTTACGTTAAGTCTGCTAACATCACATCTGCAGACCAGACGGCAGCTTCTATCAGAAAGACAATCACAAACACGATTTCTTCTATGGAAACAAAGGGCTGCACACTTAAGGGCACAGGTCTTGTAAAGATTTACAGCATTTCAAACACTGACGGTGCTTCTGCTCAGTTCTCATTCACAGCAGCAGCAGGCGGCGCTGACGCTAACGCATTAGCAGTAAGCGGTAAGAAGTCAAACGGTACTGCTTGGAGCATGACAGATATGCAGAACGCTTGGAAGGAAGCTCTTGAGAAGGATCTTAAGGAAATCAAGGCAGGTACAGCTGTAATTTCTATCAAGAACGGCGTATGCGCACAGGTTGCTTATTCTTCAGCTGATATCACAGGCAGAACAACTGAAATCGCTCCCGCAGACTTTGCAGCAGCTAACTGCGAAGATGGTGTTATCAACGGTGATATCATCGGTACAAACCCCAAGGTTACTAAGGATGCAGCTACATCTTCACCGGCAGCAGCTACACCGTAA
- a CDS encoding prepilin-type N-terminal cleavage/methylation domain-containing protein, with protein MQKNGNILKKRGFTLVELIVTIAIFAVIAAILVPTLLGFTQSARITSANRTASELKKSIAYFLTKADAYSKNYMRISEGSREVFTVTVTGGVWTVNAVEHPDAFSPDTVSWGSTAIIRPETTVSSSSYGEELLGIHLRDTFPELKNGVFRANCIQGMCLSVWFSPDMNDISALVNLPEFGETNAWVDENGAYTDAYVWDGSTAGVTADGYILGTAPVLDLATQS; from the coding sequence ATGCAAAAAAACGGAAATATTCTTAAAAAACGTGGTTTTACCTTAGTGGAACTGATAGTCACAATTGCAATTTTTGCTGTTATAGCGGCGATACTTGTTCCTACATTATTAGGGTTTACACAGTCGGCACGGATAACATCGGCAAACCGCACTGCATCGGAGCTGAAAAAATCCATTGCATATTTCCTTACAAAAGCCGACGCTTACAGTAAAAACTATATGCGTATATCGGAAGGGAGCCGTGAGGTATTTACCGTTACGGTTACGGGCGGAGTGTGGACAGTGAACGCAGTAGAACATCCCGATGCGTTTTCTCCCGATACGGTTTCGTGGGGAAGCACTGCGATTATAAGACCCGAAACTACTGTATCCTCGTCAAGCTACGGCGAAGAACTGCTCGGCATTCATCTGCGTGACACGTTTCCTGAACTTAAAAACGGAGTGTTCCGTGCAAACTGCATTCAGGGTATGTGTCTTTCGGTATGGTTTTCACCCGATATGAATGATATAAGTGCCTTGGTGAATCTGCCGGAGTTCGGAGAAACAAATGCGTGGGTAGATGAAAACGGTGCGTACACAGATGCGTATGTGTGGGATGGCAGTACAGCCGGAGTGACCGCTGACGGTTACATACTCGGAACTGCACCTGTGCTTGATTTGGCGACACAGAGTTAA
- a CDS encoding LytTR family DNA-binding domain-containing protein, whose amino-acid sequence MDLRIAITDDLNSEREKLSSAIIAPFSKVGLNVGNIDEYTSGEELLRQFSAGRYDLIFLDIYMGGMSGVETAKRIRVLDKNVMLVFVTTSNEFASESYAVKANFYLLKPVRAESIRQLAETVAQQLKNTGCAAALPDGTVIPLSSLVYTSCSGHYVNVFLVGNEPLKIRTTHKIMEESLSKYEGVISCNKGMLVSLANVARIDGENFLMINGDTVPISRRKMTQIKNDYTRFVLNRIHSEFEKDQVTVR is encoded by the coding sequence ATGGATCTAAGAATAGCAATTACGGACGACCTTAACTCAGAGCGTGAAAAGCTGTCATCGGCAATAATCGCTCCGTTTTCAAAAGTGGGGCTGAACGTAGGCAATATAGACGAATATACAAGCGGTGAGGAATTGCTCAGGCAGTTTTCCGCCGGCAGATACGATCTGATTTTTCTTGACATATATATGGGCGGAATGAGCGGCGTAGAAACCGCCAAACGTATCAGGGTGCTGGATAAGAATGTTATGCTGGTGTTTGTCACCACAAGCAACGAGTTCGCAAGCGAAAGCTATGCGGTAAAGGCAAACTTCTATCTGCTGAAGCCCGTAAGGGCGGAAAGCATAAGACAGCTTGCCGAAACCGTAGCGCAACAGCTTAAGAATACGGGATGTGCGGCGGCGCTCCCCGACGGTACGGTGATACCGCTGTCATCGCTTGTCTATACCTCGTGTTCCGGACATTATGTAAACGTATTTCTGGTCGGAAACGAGCCGCTGAAAATCCGTACAACGCATAAGATAATGGAAGAATCGCTTTCAAAATACGAAGGAGTGATTTCCTGCAACAAGGGCATGCTTGTGTCGCTTGCAAATGTAGCCCGTATTGACGGTGAAAATTTTCTGATGATAAACGGCGATACCGTTCCGATAAGCCGCCGTAAGATGACGCAGATCAAAAACGACTATACACGTTTCGTTCTGAATCGTATTCACAGCGAATTTGAGAAAGATCAGGTGACGGTCAGATGA